The following proteins are encoded in a genomic region of Pungitius pungitius chromosome 17, fPunPun2.1, whole genome shotgun sequence:
- the sacm1la gene encoding phosphatidylinositol-3-phosphatase SAC1-A, with protein sequence MATAYERYNLHTTPEKFFIEACDEGADAVLAIDRVSNEMTLTGKKDLPSSTVTRPICGIMGTVRLVAGMYLIVITRKRNVGSFLGHAVWKAVDFDVISYKKTMLHLSEIQTQENKTFLSMINNVLMTDGFYFCTDYDLTHTLQRLANTSPDFHEMSLLERADQRFVWNGNLLRELSAQPELHKFALPVVHGFIVMKPCRINGKIFEWILISRRSCFRAGVRYYVRGIDSEGHAANFVETEQIVLYEGARASFIQTRGSIPFYWSQRPNLKYKPKPVIAKTTNHMDGFQRHFDSQLLVYGKQTILNLVNQKGSERPLEQAFAKMVADMDNGMLNYVAFDFHKECSHMRWDRLQILVDNVAETQDQYSYFMVNPEGKTLAQQSGLFRSNCMDCLDRTNVIQSLLARRSLQFQLQRMGVLNVGQRIEEQAEFEKIYRNAWADNANACAVQYAGTGALKTDFTRTGKRTRWGLLMDGWNSIIRYYKNNFSDGFRQDSIDLFLGNFAVDESDAPTPLRVQKDWKFLTLPIIMLVAFSMCIICLLMAGDTWTETLAYVLFWGAASAITATIILFNGQDFVDAPKLVHKEKMD encoded by the exons ATGGCGACAGCCTACGAGAGATACAATTT gcaCACCACCCCTGAGAAGTTCTTCATCGAGGCCTGCGATGAGGGGGCTGATGCTGTGCTGGCAATCGACCGGGTCTCAAACGAGATGACCCTCACAG GAAAGAAAGACCTTCCCTCCTCAACAGTCACCAGACCTATATGTGGCATCATGGGAACCGTCCGCCTGGTAGCAG GGATGTACCTGATAGTCATCACCAGGAAGAGGAATGTGGGGAGCTTCCTGGGGCACGCCGTGTGGAAGGCTGTGGATTTTGACGTGATCTCTTATAAGAAGACTATGCTGCATCTCTCAGAGATCCAG ACTCAGGAGAATAAGACGTTCCTGTCCATGATAAACAATGTACTGATGACGGACGGCTTCTACTTCTGCACTGACTATGACctgacacacactctgcagcgGCTGGCCAACACCAGCCCTGACTTCCACGAGATGAGTCTGCTGGAGAGG GCTGATCAGAGGTTTGTGTGGAACGGGAACCTTTTGAGAGAGCTGTCTGCACAGCCAGAG CTTCATAAGTTTGCACTTCCTGTTGTCCATGGAT TCATCGTCATGAAGCCATGTCGTATAAACGGGAAGATCTTTGAATGGATCCTCATAtccaggaggagctgcttcCGGGCCGGCGTCAGATACTACGTGAGAG GCATCGACTCTGAAGGCCATGCTGCCAACTTTGTGGAGACTGAGCAGATTGTTCTGTATGAGGGAGCCAGGGCTTCATTTATACAG ACACGAGGCTCCATCCCCTTTTACTGGAGTCAGAGGCCCAACTTGAAGTACAAACCCAAACCTGTCATTGCCAAAACCACTAATCAC ATGGATGGTTTCCAGAGGCATTTTGACTCTCAGCTTCTGGTCTATGGCAAGCAAACAATTCTGAATCTG GTGAACCAGAAGGGCTCCGAGAGGCCACTAGAGCAGGCCTTTGCCAAGATGGTGGCTGACATGGACAATGGTATGCTCAA CTACGTAGCCTTTGACTTCCACAAAGAGTGCAGCCACATGAGGTGGGACCGTCTCCAGATCTTGGTGGATAATGTCGCTGAGACACAAGACCAATACAG TTACTTCATGGTGAACCCAGAGGGGAAGACGTTGGCCCAACAGAGTGGACTGTTCCGCAGTAACTGCATGGACTGCCTGGACAGGACCAACGTCATCCAGAGCCTGCTGGCCCGACGCTCCCTTCAGTTTCAGCTACAG AGGATGGGGGTCCTGAATGTGGGTCAGAGGATTGAAGAGCAGGCGGAGTTTGAAAAGATCTACAGGAATG CATGGGCCGACAATGCCAATGCATGCGCCGTACAGTACGCCGGAACCGGAGCCCTGAAAACTGACTTCACGAG GACAGGAAAGAGGACCAGGTGGGGGCTCCTGATGGACGGCTGGAACTCAATCATCCGCTActacaaaaacaacttttctgATGGATTCAGACAG GATTCCATTGACCTGTTTCTCGGAAACTTTGCTGTCGATGAGTCTGATGCCCCCACTCCTCTTCGTGTGCAGAAGGACTGGAAGTTCCTCACG CTGCCCATCATTATGCTAGTGGCATTTTCCATGTGCATCATCTGTCTTCTCATGGCCG GGGACACATGGACGGAGACCCTGGCCTATGTGCTGTTCTGGGGAGCTGCTAGCGCCATCACAGCCACCATCATTCTTTTCAACGGCCAAGACTTTGTCGACGCCCCCAAACTGGTTCACAAGGAGAAGATggactga
- the LOC119218806 gene encoding tRNA selenocysteine 1-associated protein 1-like isoform X1, with protein MSTLWMGNLETYMDEKFITRSFSTMGEQVVNVRIIRNKMTGLSSPRGALGYCFVEMTDEATAERCLRKINGKALPGANPPTRFKLNRATFGKQESGQMYSLFVGDLTPEVDDGMLYEFFYNRYPSCRGGKVVLDSMGNSKGCGFVQFPDERLQKRALEDCQGAVGLGGKPLRLSLAANNLRNRPQPSEHRSWQSSSGYKPSYDQYNQYQQQAYPGYYPSWGYDQTGAGYGYNYQQYDYTQYPPPQETEEVPDDGLEDPSPELDVVEANRKFMELSEELYDALIECHWQPAEASTEQDYMTSSLPEPVYC; from the exons atgagTACGTTATGGATGGGGAAC CTGGAGACCTACATGGATGAGAAGTTCATCACCAGATCCTTCTCCACCATGGGGGAGCAGGTGGTTAATGTGCGCATCATACGCAACAAGATGACTGG TTTGTCATCACCCAGGGGGGCCCTGGGCTACTGTTTTGTTGAGATGACTGATGAGGCTACAGCAGAAAGATGTCTCCGCAAAATCAACGGAAAAGCCTTACCAGGAGCCAACCCG CCCACACGGTTCAAATTAAACCGAGCCACCTTTGGGAAACAAGAAAGTGG ACAGATGTATTCTCTATTTGTGGGAGATCTAACTCCAGAGGTGGACGATGGGATGCTTTACGAGTTCTTCTACAACCGCTACCCTTCCTGTAGAGGTGGAAAAGTGGTGCTGGACAGCATGGGGAACTCCAA GGGCTGTGGCTTTGTTCAGTTCCCAGACGAGCGCCTGCAGAAGCGTGCACTTGAGGACTGTCAGGGAGCTGTGGGACTGGGGGGTAAACCTCTACGACTAAGCCTGGCTGCTAACAA TTTAAGGAACCGACCGCAGCCGTCAGAGCACAGATCGTGGCAGTCCAGCTCAGGATACAAGCCCAGCTATGACCAGTACAACCAGTACCAGCAGCAGGCCTATCCTGGCTATTATCCCTCCTGGGGCTATGATCAGACTGGAGCAGGCTACGGCTACAACTACCAGCAGTACGATTACACACAGTACCCCCCACCACAG GAAACCGAGGAGGTTCCGGATGACGGACTTGAAG ATCCCAGTCCAGAGCTGGATGTGGTGGAAGCCAACAGGAAGTTCATGGAGCTCAGTGAAGAACTGTACGATGCCCTGATCGAGTGTCATTGGCAGCCAGCAGAGGCGTCTACAGAGCAGGACTACATGACCTCCAGCCTTCCAGAACCCGTCTACTGCTGA
- the LOC119218806 gene encoding tRNA selenocysteine 1-associated protein 1-like isoform X4, which yields MSTLWMGNLETYMDEKFITRSFSTMGEQVVNVRIIRNKMTGGALGYCFVEMTDEATAERCLRKINGKALPGANPPTRFKLNRATFGKQESGQMYSLFVGDLTPEVDDGMLYEFFYNRYPSCRGGKVVLDSMGNSKGCGFVQFPDERLQKRALEDCQGAVGLGGKPLRLSLAANKNRPQPSEHRSWQSSSGYKPSYDQYNQYQQQAYPGYYPSWGYDQTGAGYGYNYQQYDYTQYPPPQETEEVPDDGLEDPSPELDVVEANRKFMELSEELYDALIECHWQPAEASTEQDYMTSSLPEPVYC from the exons atgagTACGTTATGGATGGGGAAC CTGGAGACCTACATGGATGAGAAGTTCATCACCAGATCCTTCTCCACCATGGGGGAGCAGGTGGTTAATGTGCGCATCATACGCAACAAGATGACTGG GGGGGCCCTGGGCTACTGTTTTGTTGAGATGACTGATGAGGCTACAGCAGAAAGATGTCTCCGCAAAATCAACGGAAAAGCCTTACCAGGAGCCAACCCG CCCACACGGTTCAAATTAAACCGAGCCACCTTTGGGAAACAAGAAAGTGG ACAGATGTATTCTCTATTTGTGGGAGATCTAACTCCAGAGGTGGACGATGGGATGCTTTACGAGTTCTTCTACAACCGCTACCCTTCCTGTAGAGGTGGAAAAGTGGTGCTGGACAGCATGGGGAACTCCAA GGGCTGTGGCTTTGTTCAGTTCCCAGACGAGCGCCTGCAGAAGCGTGCACTTGAGGACTGTCAGGGAGCTGTGGGACTGGGGGGTAAACCTCTACGACTAAGCCTGGCTGCTAACAA GAACCGACCGCAGCCGTCAGAGCACAGATCGTGGCAGTCCAGCTCAGGATACAAGCCCAGCTATGACCAGTACAACCAGTACCAGCAGCAGGCCTATCCTGGCTATTATCCCTCCTGGGGCTATGATCAGACTGGAGCAGGCTACGGCTACAACTACCAGCAGTACGATTACACACAGTACCCCCCACCACAG GAAACCGAGGAGGTTCCGGATGACGGACTTGAAG ATCCCAGTCCAGAGCTGGATGTGGTGGAAGCCAACAGGAAGTTCATGGAGCTCAGTGAAGAACTGTACGATGCCCTGATCGAGTGTCATTGGCAGCCAGCAGAGGCGTCTACAGAGCAGGACTACATGACCTCCAGCCTTCCAGAACCCGTCTACTGCTGA
- the LOC119218806 gene encoding tRNA selenocysteine 1-associated protein 1-like isoform X2 produces MSTLWMGNLETYMDEKFITRSFSTMGEQVVNVRIIRNKMTGLSSPRGALGYCFVEMTDEATAERCLRKINGKALPGANPPTRFKLNRATFGKQESGQMYSLFVGDLTPEVDDGMLYEFFYNRYPSCRGGKVVLDSMGNSKGCGFVQFPDERLQKRALEDCQGAVGLGGKPLRLSLAANKNRPQPSEHRSWQSSSGYKPSYDQYNQYQQQAYPGYYPSWGYDQTGAGYGYNYQQYDYTQYPPPQETEEVPDDGLEDPSPELDVVEANRKFMELSEELYDALIECHWQPAEASTEQDYMTSSLPEPVYC; encoded by the exons atgagTACGTTATGGATGGGGAAC CTGGAGACCTACATGGATGAGAAGTTCATCACCAGATCCTTCTCCACCATGGGGGAGCAGGTGGTTAATGTGCGCATCATACGCAACAAGATGACTGG TTTGTCATCACCCAGGGGGGCCCTGGGCTACTGTTTTGTTGAGATGACTGATGAGGCTACAGCAGAAAGATGTCTCCGCAAAATCAACGGAAAAGCCTTACCAGGAGCCAACCCG CCCACACGGTTCAAATTAAACCGAGCCACCTTTGGGAAACAAGAAAGTGG ACAGATGTATTCTCTATTTGTGGGAGATCTAACTCCAGAGGTGGACGATGGGATGCTTTACGAGTTCTTCTACAACCGCTACCCTTCCTGTAGAGGTGGAAAAGTGGTGCTGGACAGCATGGGGAACTCCAA GGGCTGTGGCTTTGTTCAGTTCCCAGACGAGCGCCTGCAGAAGCGTGCACTTGAGGACTGTCAGGGAGCTGTGGGACTGGGGGGTAAACCTCTACGACTAAGCCTGGCTGCTAACAA GAACCGACCGCAGCCGTCAGAGCACAGATCGTGGCAGTCCAGCTCAGGATACAAGCCCAGCTATGACCAGTACAACCAGTACCAGCAGCAGGCCTATCCTGGCTATTATCCCTCCTGGGGCTATGATCAGACTGGAGCAGGCTACGGCTACAACTACCAGCAGTACGATTACACACAGTACCCCCCACCACAG GAAACCGAGGAGGTTCCGGATGACGGACTTGAAG ATCCCAGTCCAGAGCTGGATGTGGTGGAAGCCAACAGGAAGTTCATGGAGCTCAGTGAAGAACTGTACGATGCCCTGATCGAGTGTCATTGGCAGCCAGCAGAGGCGTCTACAGAGCAGGACTACATGACCTCCAGCCTTCCAGAACCCGTCTACTGCTGA
- the LOC119218806 gene encoding tRNA selenocysteine 1-associated protein 1-like isoform X3, which produces MSTLWMGNLETYMDEKFITRSFSTMGEQVVNVRIIRNKMTGGALGYCFVEMTDEATAERCLRKINGKALPGANPPTRFKLNRATFGKQESGQMYSLFVGDLTPEVDDGMLYEFFYNRYPSCRGGKVVLDSMGNSKGCGFVQFPDERLQKRALEDCQGAVGLGGKPLRLSLAANNLRNRPQPSEHRSWQSSSGYKPSYDQYNQYQQQAYPGYYPSWGYDQTGAGYGYNYQQYDYTQYPPPQETEEVPDDGLEDPSPELDVVEANRKFMELSEELYDALIECHWQPAEASTEQDYMTSSLPEPVYC; this is translated from the exons atgagTACGTTATGGATGGGGAAC CTGGAGACCTACATGGATGAGAAGTTCATCACCAGATCCTTCTCCACCATGGGGGAGCAGGTGGTTAATGTGCGCATCATACGCAACAAGATGACTGG GGGGGCCCTGGGCTACTGTTTTGTTGAGATGACTGATGAGGCTACAGCAGAAAGATGTCTCCGCAAAATCAACGGAAAAGCCTTACCAGGAGCCAACCCG CCCACACGGTTCAAATTAAACCGAGCCACCTTTGGGAAACAAGAAAGTGG ACAGATGTATTCTCTATTTGTGGGAGATCTAACTCCAGAGGTGGACGATGGGATGCTTTACGAGTTCTTCTACAACCGCTACCCTTCCTGTAGAGGTGGAAAAGTGGTGCTGGACAGCATGGGGAACTCCAA GGGCTGTGGCTTTGTTCAGTTCCCAGACGAGCGCCTGCAGAAGCGTGCACTTGAGGACTGTCAGGGAGCTGTGGGACTGGGGGGTAAACCTCTACGACTAAGCCTGGCTGCTAACAA TTTAAGGAACCGACCGCAGCCGTCAGAGCACAGATCGTGGCAGTCCAGCTCAGGATACAAGCCCAGCTATGACCAGTACAACCAGTACCAGCAGCAGGCCTATCCTGGCTATTATCCCTCCTGGGGCTATGATCAGACTGGAGCAGGCTACGGCTACAACTACCAGCAGTACGATTACACACAGTACCCCCCACCACAG GAAACCGAGGAGGTTCCGGATGACGGACTTGAAG ATCCCAGTCCAGAGCTGGATGTGGTGGAAGCCAACAGGAAGTTCATGGAGCTCAGTGAAGAACTGTACGATGCCCTGATCGAGTGTCATTGGCAGCCAGCAGAGGCGTCTACAGAGCAGGACTACATGACCTCCAGCCTTCCAGAACCCGTCTACTGCTGA